A genomic stretch from Lycium ferocissimum isolate CSIRO_LF1 unplaced genomic scaffold, AGI_CSIRO_Lferr_CH_V1 ctg9531, whole genome shotgun sequence includes:
- the LOC132046123 gene encoding uncharacterized protein LOC132046123 isoform X5, whose translation MQGDQITSSIKGNKEGIDVPNPPPLEQVYDLNLRADQNASCVKENQQITDGLPVVASDGVEPPEQVHEVNMQPDQTKSSVNKNEEVIDVDGVKDDPWCGITDEDFANIKMSQVVLPRPWDISDEEVAKIKMSQIGLPRPLVMEVEEKDVTPEKLAQKKFPGKLAPDPYVGDFDSGTSKCIFDIKHPFMSDIDEFYPLSDLAQEFVEFVEDGMNMTRRPKTLYRDGKNDLPKDFVFDSCHINKKDRFEALAHSGRPLKDTILPIFLS comes from the exons ATGCAAGGTGACCAAATAACGTCAAGTATCAAGGGAAATAAAGAGGGTATTGATGTTCCAAACCCGCCCCCCCTGGAGCAAGTGTATGACCTAAACTTGCGAGCTGACCAAAATGCATCATGTGTCAAGGAAAATCAACAAATTACTGATGGTCTTCCTG TTGTAGCAAGTGATGGTGTTGAGCCCCCCGAGCAAGTGCATGAAGTAAACATGCAACCtgaccaaacaaaatcaagcGTCAATAAAAATGAGGAAGTTATTGATG TTGATGGTGTCAAGGACGATCCCTGGTGTGGTATTACTGATGAAGACTTTGCCAATATAAAGATGTCCCAGGTTGTGCTCCCTAGACCTTGGGATATTAGTGATGAAGAGGTTGCTAAGATAAAGATGTCCCAGATTGGGCTTCCTAGACCACTTGTcatggaagttgaagaaaaagatgTGACTCCTGAAAAATTGGCACAAAAGAAATTTCCAGGAAAATTAGCCCCAGATCCATATGTGGGAGATTTTGATTCGGGTACATCCAAGTGTATTTTTGATATCAAGCATCCTTTCATGAGCGACATTGATGAATTTTATCCCTTGTCGGATTTGGCCCAAGAGTTTGTGGAATTCGTTGAGGATGGGATGAATATGACACGACG CCCCAAAACTCTATATCGTGATGGAAAAAATGATCTCCCCAAAGATTTTGTTTTTGACTCGTGTCATATAAACAAGAAGGATCGGTTCGAGGCGCTTGCACATAGCGGTCGACCTTTGAAAGACACGATATTACCAATTTTTCTGTCTTAA
- the LOC132046123 gene encoding uncharacterized protein LOC132046123 isoform X3, whose product MQGDQITSSIKGNKEGIDVPNPPPLEQVYDLNLRADQNASCVKENQQITDGLPVVASDGVEPPEQVHEVNMQPDQTKSSVNKNEEVIDGHLVDGVKDDPWCGITDEDFANIKMSQVVLPRPWDISDEEVAKIKMSQIGLPRPLVMEVEEKDVTPEKLAQKKFPGKLAPDPYVGDFDSGTSKCIFDIKHPFMSDIDEFYPLSDLAQEFVEFVEDGMNMTRRPKTLYRDGKNDLPKDFVFDSCHINKKDRFEALAHSGRPLKDTILPIFLS is encoded by the exons ATGCAAGGTGACCAAATAACGTCAAGTATCAAGGGAAATAAAGAGGGTATTGATGTTCCAAACCCGCCCCCCCTGGAGCAAGTGTATGACCTAAACTTGCGAGCTGACCAAAATGCATCATGTGTCAAGGAAAATCAACAAATTACTGATGGTCTTCCTG TTGTAGCAAGTGATGGTGTTGAGCCCCCCGAGCAAGTGCATGAAGTAAACATGCAACCtgaccaaacaaaatcaagcGTCAATAAAAATGAGGAAGTTATTGATGGTCATCTTG TTGATGGTGTCAAGGACGATCCCTGGTGTGGTATTACTGATGAAGACTTTGCCAATATAAAGATGTCCCAGGTTGTGCTCCCTAGACCTTGGGATATTAGTGATGAAGAGGTTGCTAAGATAAAGATGTCCCAGATTGGGCTTCCTAGACCACTTGTcatggaagttgaagaaaaagatgTGACTCCTGAAAAATTGGCACAAAAGAAATTTCCAGGAAAATTAGCCCCAGATCCATATGTGGGAGATTTTGATTCGGGTACATCCAAGTGTATTTTTGATATCAAGCATCCTTTCATGAGCGACATTGATGAATTTTATCCCTTGTCGGATTTGGCCCAAGAGTTTGTGGAATTCGTTGAGGATGGGATGAATATGACACGACG CCCCAAAACTCTATATCGTGATGGAAAAAATGATCTCCCCAAAGATTTTGTTTTTGACTCGTGTCATATAAACAAGAAGGATCGGTTCGAGGCGCTTGCACATAGCGGTCGACCTTTGAAAGACACGATATTACCAATTTTTCTGTCTTAA
- the LOC132046123 gene encoding uncharacterized protein LOC132046123 isoform X4 — MQGDQITSSIKGNKEGIDVPNPPPLEQVYDLNLRADQNASCVKENQQITDGLPASDGVEPPEQVHEVNMQPDQTKSSVNKNEEVIDGHLVDGVKDDPWCGITDEDFANIKMSQVVLPRPWDISDEEVAKIKMSQIGLPRPLVMEVEEKDVTPEKLAQKKFPGKLAPDPYVGDFDSGTSKCIFDIKHPFMSDIDEFYPLSDLAQEFVEFVEDGMNMTRRPKTLYRDGKNDLPKDFVFDSCHINKKDRFEALAHSGRPLKDTILPIFLS, encoded by the exons ATGCAAGGTGACCAAATAACGTCAAGTATCAAGGGAAATAAAGAGGGTATTGATGTTCCAAACCCGCCCCCCCTGGAGCAAGTGTATGACCTAAACTTGCGAGCTGACCAAAATGCATCATGTGTCAAGGAAAATCAACAAATTACTGATGGTCTTCCTG CAAGTGATGGTGTTGAGCCCCCCGAGCAAGTGCATGAAGTAAACATGCAACCtgaccaaacaaaatcaagcGTCAATAAAAATGAGGAAGTTATTGATGGTCATCTTG TTGATGGTGTCAAGGACGATCCCTGGTGTGGTATTACTGATGAAGACTTTGCCAATATAAAGATGTCCCAGGTTGTGCTCCCTAGACCTTGGGATATTAGTGATGAAGAGGTTGCTAAGATAAAGATGTCCCAGATTGGGCTTCCTAGACCACTTGTcatggaagttgaagaaaaagatgTGACTCCTGAAAAATTGGCACAAAAGAAATTTCCAGGAAAATTAGCCCCAGATCCATATGTGGGAGATTTTGATTCGGGTACATCCAAGTGTATTTTTGATATCAAGCATCCTTTCATGAGCGACATTGATGAATTTTATCCCTTGTCGGATTTGGCCCAAGAGTTTGTGGAATTCGTTGAGGATGGGATGAATATGACACGACG CCCCAAAACTCTATATCGTGATGGAAAAAATGATCTCCCCAAAGATTTTGTTTTTGACTCGTGTCATATAAACAAGAAGGATCGGTTCGAGGCGCTTGCACATAGCGGTCGACCTTTGAAAGACACGATATTACCAATTTTTCTGTCTTAA
- the LOC132046123 gene encoding uncharacterized protein LOC132046123 isoform X2 codes for MQGDQITSSIKGNKEGIDVPNPPPLEQVYDLNLRADQNASCVKENQQITDGLPASDGVEPPEQVHEVNMQPDQTKSSVNKNEEVIDGHLVEAVDGVKDDPWCGITDEDFANIKMSQVVLPRPWDISDEEVAKIKMSQIGLPRPLVMEVEEKDVTPEKLAQKKFPGKLAPDPYVGDFDSGTSKCIFDIKHPFMSDIDEFYPLSDLAQEFVEFVEDGMNMTRRPKTLYRDGKNDLPKDFVFDSCHINKKDRFEALAHSGRPLKDTILPIFLS; via the exons ATGCAAGGTGACCAAATAACGTCAAGTATCAAGGGAAATAAAGAGGGTATTGATGTTCCAAACCCGCCCCCCCTGGAGCAAGTGTATGACCTAAACTTGCGAGCTGACCAAAATGCATCATGTGTCAAGGAAAATCAACAAATTACTGATGGTCTTCCTG CAAGTGATGGTGTTGAGCCCCCCGAGCAAGTGCATGAAGTAAACATGCAACCtgaccaaacaaaatcaagcGTCAATAAAAATGAGGAAGTTATTGATGGTCATCTTG TGGAAGCAGTTGATGGTGTCAAGGACGATCCCTGGTGTGGTATTACTGATGAAGACTTTGCCAATATAAAGATGTCCCAGGTTGTGCTCCCTAGACCTTGGGATATTAGTGATGAAGAGGTTGCTAAGATAAAGATGTCCCAGATTGGGCTTCCTAGACCACTTGTcatggaagttgaagaaaaagatgTGACTCCTGAAAAATTGGCACAAAAGAAATTTCCAGGAAAATTAGCCCCAGATCCATATGTGGGAGATTTTGATTCGGGTACATCCAAGTGTATTTTTGATATCAAGCATCCTTTCATGAGCGACATTGATGAATTTTATCCCTTGTCGGATTTGGCCCAAGAGTTTGTGGAATTCGTTGAGGATGGGATGAATATGACACGACG CCCCAAAACTCTATATCGTGATGGAAAAAATGATCTCCCCAAAGATTTTGTTTTTGACTCGTGTCATATAAACAAGAAGGATCGGTTCGAGGCGCTTGCACATAGCGGTCGACCTTTGAAAGACACGATATTACCAATTTTTCTGTCTTAA
- the LOC132046123 gene encoding uncharacterized protein LOC132046123 isoform X1 yields MQGDQITSSIKGNKEGIDVPNPPPLEQVYDLNLRADQNASCVKENQQITDGLPVVASDGVEPPEQVHEVNMQPDQTKSSVNKNEEVIDGHLVEAVDGVKDDPWCGITDEDFANIKMSQVVLPRPWDISDEEVAKIKMSQIGLPRPLVMEVEEKDVTPEKLAQKKFPGKLAPDPYVGDFDSGTSKCIFDIKHPFMSDIDEFYPLSDLAQEFVEFVEDGMNMTRRPKTLYRDGKNDLPKDFVFDSCHINKKDRFEALAHSGRPLKDTILPIFLS; encoded by the exons ATGCAAGGTGACCAAATAACGTCAAGTATCAAGGGAAATAAAGAGGGTATTGATGTTCCAAACCCGCCCCCCCTGGAGCAAGTGTATGACCTAAACTTGCGAGCTGACCAAAATGCATCATGTGTCAAGGAAAATCAACAAATTACTGATGGTCTTCCTG TTGTAGCAAGTGATGGTGTTGAGCCCCCCGAGCAAGTGCATGAAGTAAACATGCAACCtgaccaaacaaaatcaagcGTCAATAAAAATGAGGAAGTTATTGATGGTCATCTTG TGGAAGCAGTTGATGGTGTCAAGGACGATCCCTGGTGTGGTATTACTGATGAAGACTTTGCCAATATAAAGATGTCCCAGGTTGTGCTCCCTAGACCTTGGGATATTAGTGATGAAGAGGTTGCTAAGATAAAGATGTCCCAGATTGGGCTTCCTAGACCACTTGTcatggaagttgaagaaaaagatgTGACTCCTGAAAAATTGGCACAAAAGAAATTTCCAGGAAAATTAGCCCCAGATCCATATGTGGGAGATTTTGATTCGGGTACATCCAAGTGTATTTTTGATATCAAGCATCCTTTCATGAGCGACATTGATGAATTTTATCCCTTGTCGGATTTGGCCCAAGAGTTTGTGGAATTCGTTGAGGATGGGATGAATATGACACGACG CCCCAAAACTCTATATCGTGATGGAAAAAATGATCTCCCCAAAGATTTTGTTTTTGACTCGTGTCATATAAACAAGAAGGATCGGTTCGAGGCGCTTGCACATAGCGGTCGACCTTTGAAAGACACGATATTACCAATTTTTCTGTCTTAA
- the LOC132046123 gene encoding uncharacterized protein LOC132046123 isoform X6 — translation MQGDQITSSIKGNKEGIDVPNPPPLEQVYDLNLRADQNASCVKENQQITDGLPASDGVEPPEQVHEVNMQPDQTKSSVNKNEEVIDVDGVKDDPWCGITDEDFANIKMSQVVLPRPWDISDEEVAKIKMSQIGLPRPLVMEVEEKDVTPEKLAQKKFPGKLAPDPYVGDFDSGTSKCIFDIKHPFMSDIDEFYPLSDLAQEFVEFVEDGMNMTRRPKTLYRDGKNDLPKDFVFDSCHINKKDRFEALAHSGRPLKDTILPIFLS, via the exons ATGCAAGGTGACCAAATAACGTCAAGTATCAAGGGAAATAAAGAGGGTATTGATGTTCCAAACCCGCCCCCCCTGGAGCAAGTGTATGACCTAAACTTGCGAGCTGACCAAAATGCATCATGTGTCAAGGAAAATCAACAAATTACTGATGGTCTTCCTG CAAGTGATGGTGTTGAGCCCCCCGAGCAAGTGCATGAAGTAAACATGCAACCtgaccaaacaaaatcaagcGTCAATAAAAATGAGGAAGTTATTGATG TTGATGGTGTCAAGGACGATCCCTGGTGTGGTATTACTGATGAAGACTTTGCCAATATAAAGATGTCCCAGGTTGTGCTCCCTAGACCTTGGGATATTAGTGATGAAGAGGTTGCTAAGATAAAGATGTCCCAGATTGGGCTTCCTAGACCACTTGTcatggaagttgaagaaaaagatgTGACTCCTGAAAAATTGGCACAAAAGAAATTTCCAGGAAAATTAGCCCCAGATCCATATGTGGGAGATTTTGATTCGGGTACATCCAAGTGTATTTTTGATATCAAGCATCCTTTCATGAGCGACATTGATGAATTTTATCCCTTGTCGGATTTGGCCCAAGAGTTTGTGGAATTCGTTGAGGATGGGATGAATATGACACGACG CCCCAAAACTCTATATCGTGATGGAAAAAATGATCTCCCCAAAGATTTTGTTTTTGACTCGTGTCATATAAACAAGAAGGATCGGTTCGAGGCGCTTGCACATAGCGGTCGACCTTTGAAAGACACGATATTACCAATTTTTCTGTCTTAA